A stretch of the Paenibacillus dendritiformis genome encodes the following:
- a CDS encoding DUF6711 family protein has protein sequence MQLKVNGIEIAAYPSNFTVTTMDLDDGESSVRTADGTLNRDRIAVKRQIEMTWGPLRWAQISALLKSMDGVFFDFTYPDPMTGSYETKKMYVGNRPTPFAVAKGSEIMWNGLKVTLTEK, from the coding sequence TTGCAATTAAAAGTGAACGGTATTGAGATTGCCGCTTACCCTTCCAACTTCACTGTTACCACAATGGACTTGGATGACGGGGAATCGTCCGTTCGGACTGCGGACGGAACTTTGAATCGGGATAGGATCGCCGTCAAACGGCAGATCGAAATGACCTGGGGACCGCTCAGGTGGGCGCAGATATCAGCCCTTCTCAAGTCAATGGATGGGGTGTTCTTCGACTTCACTTATCCGGACCCAATGACTGGATCATATGAAACAAAAAAGATGTATGTCGGGAACCGCCCGACTCCTTTTGCAGTCGCCAAGGGGTCAGAAATCATGTGGAACGGCCTGAAGGTCACATTGACGGAGAAGTGA
- a CDS encoding DUF3672 domain-containing protein — MYQITPIFADYLRRHDREFLVKAIIDGQEYTSANIVEFTIENILAAADEFEIGTAIPSKLTIKLRLPEAIRPNAQVKPFIALSLDGMSWLDAEYPWLEMNIPWVAGATEWLPLGEFYIDSREKVNEVWTYVCYDKLITADVAYISQLSYPTSQKAVFDEICTRLGFSYDSSVVINPSYQIQAGPAGYSCRQVLAYIAGANGASVYMGKDGVMRFKRFSAGAPPVFNLTAADYIRAKQVNPVKTFTRIEVMYNTEDQLTYEAGTGDENHTLSLENPFMTQAQVNDLLSRLNGLSYLPLTMDSRGFPHLDQGDVIGFEQHESRSWIETITSWQDTDIPWDGIQRYTTCILRQTLTFKGGLKHKIDAPSTSEQRSEFNLEGSLTQQVNRLNQNAVRYGKPYYGVTHSRTEGIVVEREDHLYKGVLNGEELSFYADGSRALWFDVPSRKFKFNGTLEAVDGIFSGNLQAAGGTFRGDLQAAGGTFKGTLRGVDGDFSGELRAARGTFAGNLSAAGGTFTGTLVGVDGTFSGTITAASIIGGTINGSTIIGSSIKTAASGRRIEIDSSGFRTYDSYGNNRIRINTGSDSGVSAISFFGSNGGFAGEINSYQSQNQLNIVADSLFIGSNSTSGPVNIQGYTTFNGRVEFRYGASGLDLDIDDIRGLQAELENIRYMLRNHTHRVNIGTHNHGNSQNQNWGGTFTTSTP, encoded by the coding sequence ATGTACCAAATAACGCCGATTTTTGCGGATTACTTGCGCAGACATGACCGGGAGTTTTTGGTCAAGGCCATCATCGACGGGCAGGAATACACCAGTGCAAACATCGTCGAATTCACCATTGAGAACATATTAGCCGCTGCGGATGAGTTTGAGATCGGAACGGCCATCCCGTCCAAGCTGACCATTAAATTGCGGCTGCCGGAAGCGATCCGCCCGAATGCTCAAGTCAAACCATTCATTGCGTTATCATTGGACGGGATGAGTTGGCTTGATGCAGAGTATCCATGGTTGGAAATGAATATTCCTTGGGTAGCTGGAGCGACGGAGTGGCTGCCGCTTGGTGAGTTCTATATCGATTCTCGCGAGAAGGTCAATGAGGTCTGGACTTACGTCTGCTATGACAAATTGATTACGGCCGATGTGGCCTATATCTCCCAGTTGTCCTACCCAACGTCTCAAAAGGCCGTATTCGACGAGATTTGCACACGCTTGGGCTTTTCTTATGACAGCAGCGTGGTTATCAATCCGTCCTATCAGATTCAAGCCGGTCCAGCAGGATATTCTTGTCGCCAAGTCCTGGCCTATATCGCGGGGGCCAATGGCGCCAGCGTCTACATGGGCAAGGATGGCGTTATGCGATTCAAGCGTTTTTCCGCTGGCGCCCCTCCTGTTTTCAACCTGACTGCGGCGGATTATATTAGAGCCAAGCAGGTCAACCCGGTCAAGACCTTTACGCGGATTGAGGTAATGTACAACACGGAAGATCAGCTTACCTACGAAGCCGGGACCGGGGACGAGAATCACACCTTGTCCCTTGAAAATCCTTTTATGACGCAAGCCCAGGTAAATGACCTGCTGTCTCGCCTGAACGGGCTATCATACTTGCCTTTGACAATGGATTCCCGTGGATTCCCCCACCTTGACCAGGGGGACGTGATCGGCTTTGAGCAGCATGAGAGCCGAAGCTGGATCGAGACAATCACCAGTTGGCAGGATACAGATATCCCGTGGGATGGTATTCAACGCTACACGACATGTATTTTGAGGCAAACGTTAACCTTTAAAGGTGGACTGAAGCATAAAATCGATGCTCCGTCTACGTCTGAGCAGCGTAGTGAGTTTAACCTGGAGGGAAGTCTGACCCAGCAGGTGAACCGCCTCAATCAAAACGCGGTCCGGTATGGCAAGCCATATTACGGCGTGACGCACAGCCGAACCGAGGGGATTGTCGTCGAGCGGGAAGATCATCTTTATAAAGGCGTCTTGAACGGAGAGGAATTGAGCTTCTACGCGGACGGCAGCCGCGCGTTGTGGTTCGATGTCCCAAGTCGAAAATTCAAGTTCAATGGCACATTGGAGGCCGTGGACGGCATCTTTTCCGGCAACCTGCAGGCAGCAGGTGGTACGTTCCGGGGTGACCTGCAGGCAGCAGGTGGTACGTTTAAGGGCACCCTCCGGGGAGTCGATGGCGATTTCAGCGGCGAGCTGCGCGCGGCGCGGGGCACGTTTGCCGGAAACCTCTCGGCAGCAGGCGGGACATTTACGGGGACGCTGGTCGGCGTGGATGGGACATTCAGCGGGACGATTACGGCGGCTTCGATTATCGGGGGGACTATCAACGGGTCAACGATAATCGGATCGTCCATAAAGACGGCGGCATCTGGCCGTCGCATTGAGATTGATTCCAGTGGCTTCCGGACCTATGACAGCTACGGTAATAACCGCATCCGAATAAATACAGGTTCTGATTCCGGGGTATCTGCTATATCGTTCTTCGGATCGAATGGCGGTTTTGCTGGCGAGATAAATTCCTACCAGTCCCAGAATCAGCTTAATATTGTTGCGGATTCGTTGTTCATTGGTTCAAATAGCACGAGCGGCCCCGTAAATATACAGGGGTACACGACGTTCAACGGCCGAGTTGAATTTAGATATGGCGCCAGCGGGCTTGATTTGGATATCGATGATATACGAGGGCTCCAAGCAGAATTAGAAAACATCAGATATATGCTAAGGAACCACACCCATAGGGTGAACATAGGCACACATAACCATGGTAACTCCCAAAATCAAAACTGGGGCGGAACATTTACGACATCTACTCCGTAG
- a CDS encoding copper amine oxidase, with protein sequence MKKWTYLVSGVFIGALVATAGSAFADQVKTLVGKKVTGEYTVIVDGKELEDKGAVIEGRTNVPVRGISNALGVDMKVEGKKIIITSDDADSVSNTAPADTNNPYIGRSKTDLEKSRDSLQNETLANFEKGRKNILAKIEELEKSGAPRGEGTSLTAKEEQLAEYDAEIAKYTKELEQIDEALAELSKK encoded by the coding sequence ATGAAAAAGTGGACTTATCTTGTAAGCGGGGTTTTCATTGGTGCCCTTGTTGCGACTGCGGGGAGTGCTTTTGCTGACCAAGTTAAAACTTTGGTCGGGAAAAAAGTAACCGGCGAGTATACCGTAATTGTGGATGGGAAGGAACTTGAAGATAAAGGTGCCGTAATTGAAGGGCGGACGAATGTTCCGGTTCGAGGAATCTCCAATGCATTGGGGGTAGATATGAAGGTGGAGGGCAAGAAGATAATCATAACATCTGACGATGCCGATTCCGTTTCTAATACAGCGCCGGCCGATACTAACAATCCTTATATCGGGAGAAGTAAAACTGACTTGGAGAAATCCCGAGATAGCCTACAAAATGAAACCCTAGCTAATTTTGAAAAGGGTCGAAAGAACATTCTCGCAAAAATTGAAGAGTTGGAGAAAAGCGGAGCACCGCGTGGTGAAGGAACTTCTTTAACGGCGAAAGAAGAGCAATTAGCCGAGTACGATGCGGAGATTGCAAAATACACTAAAGAACTTGAGCAAATCGATGAAGCCCTGGCTGAACTTAGTAAAAAATAA
- a CDS encoding XkdX family protein, translating to MNFWKLAFDCKWIDADGLCLAVKTEANPFGEITPQEYEKITGQEFPVKE from the coding sequence ATGAATTTCTGGAAGTTGGCATTTGATTGTAAGTGGATCGACGCAGATGGATTGTGTCTGGCCGTGAAGACGGAGGCAAACCCGTTTGGCGAAATTACGCCACAGGAGTACGAAAAGATTACCGGCCAGGAATTTCCGGTAAAAGAGTAG
- a CDS encoding phage holin family protein, producing MERLDLFLKTLFAATGGAASFLFGGWPVLLQVLLIIVAIDYVTGVMAAGAEGRLRSSIGLIGIARKVFIFFVVAVAHQVDSVLGDQHMLRDATIFFYLANELLSIIENGGRLGVPLPPVIKQAVEVLRGKGGVNDDNRN from the coding sequence GTGGAACGTTTGGACTTGTTTTTAAAAACGCTATTTGCTGCTACTGGCGGCGCTGCCTCATTTTTGTTCGGCGGCTGGCCGGTGTTGCTGCAAGTGCTGCTGATTATCGTCGCGATTGATTACGTGACGGGCGTGATGGCGGCCGGGGCCGAGGGGCGGCTGCGCAGCAGCATCGGGCTGATCGGCATTGCCCGCAAGGTGTTTATATTTTTCGTCGTGGCGGTAGCGCATCAGGTGGACAGCGTGCTAGGGGATCAACACATGTTGAGAGATGCAACGATTTTTTTCTATTTGGCCAATGAGCTGCTGTCGATCATTGAGAATGGCGGCCGCCTGGGCGTGCCGCTGCCGCCGGTCATTAAGCAGGCGGTCGAGGTGCTGCGCGGCAAGGGAGGGGTTAACGATGACAATCGAAATTAA
- a CDS encoding N-acetylmuramoyl-L-alanine amidase, whose amino-acid sequence MTIEIKQRLLPDGRPNKPSRSMKPQYITVHNTDNSAPGATAEAHSRYILNGSAGAKKSWHYTVDDREIYQSLRDDEQGWHAGDGNGPGNASSIGIEVCMYQGMDEPKAWQRAAELVALLCKRHGIPISCVVPHRHWSGKACPSRILPRWSEFVKMIEKEMSTLEKPKQPDYAGHWAEASIRRVMGAGIMNGRGNGFAPNEPITRAEIAVVADRLLKEMGE is encoded by the coding sequence ATGACAATCGAAATTAAGCAGCGGCTGCTGCCTGACGGTCGGCCAAACAAGCCGAGCCGGTCGATGAAGCCGCAATATATTACCGTGCACAATACGGACAATAGCGCCCCCGGGGCCACGGCGGAAGCACACAGCCGGTATATTTTGAACGGCAGCGCCGGGGCGAAGAAAAGCTGGCACTACACGGTAGATGACCGTGAGATATACCAGAGTCTGCGGGATGATGAGCAGGGTTGGCACGCCGGAGACGGCAACGGTCCCGGCAATGCATCGTCCATTGGCATTGAGGTTTGCATGTATCAGGGTATGGATGAACCGAAGGCATGGCAGCGGGCGGCGGAGCTGGTCGCGCTGCTGTGCAAACGGCATGGCATACCGATCAGCTGTGTTGTGCCGCACCGGCACTGGAGCGGGAAGGCATGTCCGTCTCGGATACTGCCGAGATGGTCGGAGTTTGTGAAGATGATCGAAAAGGAGATGAGCACATTGGAAAAACCGAAGCAGCCGGACTATGCCGGCCATTGGGCCGAAGCGTCGATCCGTAGAGTCATGGGCGCCGGAATAATGAATGGTCGAGGGAATGGATTCGCGCCGAATGAGCCGATTACGCGAGCAGAGATTGCCGTTGTAGCCGATCGGCTCTTGAAGGAGATGGGGGAATAG
- a CDS encoding ABC transporter permease: MQGNAESALTMNMPAAKKKSVWKRMAQTWELYLFIAPAFLYFLIFHYGPMYGIQIAFKNFIPAKGITGSPWVGFDHFERFFNSYYFWDLLWNTLSISLYELAIGFPLPIILALAFNEVKDGFFKRTVQTVTYAPHFISVVVMAGIIITFLSPSTGIIVHIIEFLGFEPAAFLTDPRWFKTVYVLSGVWQSTGWGTIIYLAALSGVDPQLHEAAIMDGASRWQRIWNINIPTIVPTITILLILNMGSILGVGFEKILLLQNPLNMEASDVISTFVYRSGLVDAQYSFSTAVGLFNSVVNAILLITVNQIARRTSETSLW, translated from the coding sequence ATGCAAGGAAACGCAGAAAGCGCTCTTACGATGAACATGCCGGCCGCGAAAAAGAAATCGGTATGGAAGCGCATGGCGCAAACATGGGAATTGTATCTTTTTATCGCCCCTGCATTTCTTTATTTTCTTATCTTCCACTACGGTCCCATGTACGGGATTCAGATCGCATTTAAAAACTTTATTCCCGCCAAGGGGATTACGGGAAGCCCTTGGGTAGGGTTTGATCATTTCGAGCGGTTTTTTAACTCCTATTATTTCTGGGATCTGCTGTGGAACACGCTTAGCATTAGCCTGTACGAGCTGGCCATCGGGTTTCCCCTTCCTATCATTCTGGCGCTGGCTTTCAATGAAGTCAAAGACGGCTTCTTCAAACGAACCGTGCAAACGGTTACGTACGCGCCGCATTTTATCTCCGTTGTCGTCATGGCGGGGATTATCATTACCTTCTTGTCGCCATCGACCGGGATTATCGTTCATATTATCGAATTTCTCGGCTTCGAGCCCGCCGCCTTCCTGACGGACCCGCGATGGTTCAAGACGGTCTATGTCCTGTCGGGCGTATGGCAGAGCACCGGGTGGGGAACCATCATCTATCTGGCCGCGCTCTCCGGCGTCGATCCGCAGCTTCACGAGGCGGCGATCATGGATGGCGCAAGCCGCTGGCAGCGCATCTGGAATATCAATATTCCGACCATCGTGCCGACGATTACGATTTTGCTGATTCTGAACATGGGCAGCATTCTCGGGGTGGGCTTCGAGAAAATCTTGCTCCTCCAGAACCCGCTCAACATGGAAGCGTCGGACGTCATCTCCACCTTCGTCTATCGTTCGGGTCTGGTCGATGCCCAGTACAGCTTCTCCACCGCTGTCGGCTTGTTCAACTCGGTGGTTAACGCTATCTTGCTCATTACAGTCAACCAAATCGCGCGCCGTACAAGCGAAACGAGCTTGTGGTAG
- a CDS encoding carbohydrate ABC transporter permease — MASAVKETRADKVFVFCNYIYLILAFVIVAYPIIYIISASISDPKLVNSGEMWLLPKGITFEGYARVFDNAKIWSGYKNTIIYTVVGTLVNLIVTLPAAYALSRKDFVGRNFFMGMFMVTMFFGGGLVPGYLLVKKLGLINSMWALILPGAASVWNIIVARTFFQSTIPNELQEAAQIDGCTNMRLFIRIVLPLSAPIIAVMALFYGVGHWNSYFGALIYLNEEAKYPLQMILRQILVLQEMSAETTGAAVNSSVAAALNNKAEVASLIKYAVIIVSTLPVIVVYPFLQRYFVQGVMIGSVKG, encoded by the coding sequence ATGGCTTCTGCCGTGAAAGAAACGAGAGCGGATAAAGTGTTTGTCTTCTGTAACTATATTTATCTGATACTGGCGTTCGTTATCGTCGCCTATCCGATTATCTATATCATCAGCGCATCTATCAGCGATCCGAAGCTGGTCAACTCGGGGGAAATGTGGTTGCTTCCGAAAGGGATTACGTTCGAAGGGTATGCGCGGGTCTTCGATAACGCCAAAATCTGGTCCGGGTATAAAAACACGATTATTTATACGGTTGTCGGGACCTTGGTCAACCTTATCGTGACTTTGCCCGCAGCGTATGCCTTGAGCCGCAAAGACTTCGTCGGACGCAACTTCTTCATGGGCATGTTCATGGTGACGATGTTCTTCGGCGGCGGGCTTGTTCCGGGTTACTTGCTCGTCAAAAAGCTGGGTCTAATCAACAGCATGTGGGCCCTGATTCTGCCGGGCGCGGCATCGGTCTGGAATATTATCGTGGCGCGGACATTCTTCCAGTCCACGATACCGAACGAGCTTCAGGAGGCCGCACAGATTGACGGCTGCACCAATATGAGGCTGTTCATTCGCATCGTGCTCCCGCTGTCGGCGCCGATTATCGCGGTTATGGCGCTGTTCTACGGGGTAGGCCACTGGAACAGTTACTTTGGAGCCTTGATTTATCTGAACGAGGAGGCGAAGTATCCGCTGCAGATGATTCTGCGCCAGATTCTCGTCCTGCAGGAAATGTCGGCCGAGACGACCGGCGCGGCGGTCAACAGCTCGGTCGCCGCTGCGCTGAACAACAAGGCGGAGGTCGCTTCTCTCATCAAGTATGCCGTCATTATCGTGTCCACCTTGCCGGTCATTGTCGTCTATCCGTTCCTGCAGCGTTATTTCGTGCAAGGCGTCATGATTGGTTCCGTCAAAGGCTGA
- a CDS encoding extracellular solute-binding protein: MQKLKKTWAILLSMTMLFTLLAACGSSDKPAAEGNSGNSESASEVSKEGFPIVNEPITLTMMGQDVGIQNWQDMAFFKEMEKKTNIKFEFRNAPADSFDTKRNLVFASGDYPDVFFSGQLQASDEVNYGGQGVLIPLEGLIEEYAPNLKKILDENPDIRKSITTPDGHIYSLPNIDLDAGWYRGPLWYNGKFLKALGMEVPKTVDELYTYLKRVKEEDPNGNGKQDEIPLASVKLDDIRMWLLGTWGIYNEVIYSDTQDKVHYTPMEPGYKEYLTFLNKLWTEGLLDKETFSQTDEQKKAKGKNNQIGLFSDYHAYFTLGGEPSMDDPMYRPVDSDVKAVAAKHPGLAKGAFAITNKNQHPEATMRWVDYLYSTEGAELLSNGPEGILWEYVNKEDHTKKWLDVPGGGDREEYRATLTPDYGVVVPKITNEDTKRGFSGEFDAWLKKETEEKILPVAKVPFPSVYLSQDEQAEVSSIRSDLDTYVKQMEAKFVTGQEPLTNWDKYLETCKKMGGDRIVEIYQAAYDRWNTGK; encoded by the coding sequence ATGCAAAAGCTTAAAAAGACGTGGGCAATTCTTCTGTCCATGACGATGCTCTTCACCCTGCTTGCGGCTTGCGGCTCTTCGGACAAGCCTGCGGCAGAAGGCAACAGCGGCAACAGCGAATCCGCAAGCGAGGTCAGCAAGGAAGGCTTCCCGATCGTCAACGAGCCGATTACGTTGACGATGATGGGACAAGACGTCGGGATTCAGAACTGGCAGGATATGGCCTTCTTCAAGGAGATGGAGAAGAAGACAAACATCAAGTTCGAGTTCCGCAATGCGCCGGCTGATAGCTTCGATACAAAGAGAAACCTCGTGTTCGCGAGCGGAGACTATCCAGACGTGTTCTTCTCCGGACAGCTCCAAGCTTCCGATGAAGTCAATTACGGCGGTCAAGGCGTGCTCATCCCGCTGGAAGGCTTGATTGAAGAGTACGCTCCGAACCTGAAGAAAATTCTTGACGAAAATCCGGATATCCGCAAATCGATTACAACGCCGGATGGACATATTTATTCCCTGCCGAACATCGACCTCGATGCCGGATGGTACCGCGGACCGTTGTGGTACAACGGCAAGTTTTTGAAAGCGCTTGGCATGGAAGTTCCTAAAACGGTCGATGAGCTGTACACCTATCTGAAGCGCGTCAAAGAGGAAGATCCGAACGGCAACGGCAAGCAAGACGAGATTCCGCTCGCTTCCGTCAAGCTGGACGATATCCGCATGTGGCTGCTTGGCACATGGGGCATTTACAACGAAGTTATCTATTCCGATACCCAGGACAAAGTTCACTATACGCCAATGGAGCCAGGCTACAAGGAGTACTTGACGTTCCTGAACAAGCTGTGGACCGAAGGCTTGCTCGACAAAGAAACGTTCTCGCAAACCGACGAGCAGAAAAAAGCGAAAGGGAAGAACAACCAGATCGGCCTCTTCTCTGACTATCATGCTTACTTCACGCTCGGCGGCGAGCCAAGCATGGATGATCCGATGTACCGTCCGGTCGACAGCGACGTGAAGGCTGTAGCCGCGAAGCATCCGGGTCTGGCGAAAGGCGCGTTTGCGATTACGAACAAGAACCAGCATCCGGAAGCAACGATGCGTTGGGTTGACTATCTGTACTCGACGGAAGGCGCCGAGCTGCTCAGCAACGGTCCGGAAGGCATTCTGTGGGAGTACGTGAATAAGGAAGACCATACGAAGAAATGGCTGGATGTGCCTGGCGGCGGCGACCGCGAAGAGTATCGCGCGACGCTGACTCCGGACTATGGCGTCGTCGTTCCGAAGATTACGAACGAAGACACGAAGCGCGGCTTCTCCGGCGAATTCGACGCATGGCTGAAGAAAGAAACCGAGGAAAAGATCCTTCCTGTCGCGAAGGTTCCGTTCCCGAGCGTATACTTGTCGCAAGACGAGCAAGCGGAAGTATCCAGCATCCGTTCCGACCTGGATACGTATGTGAAGCAAATGGAAGCGAAATTCGTAACCGGCCAGGAGCCGTTGACGAACTGGGATAAATATCTCGAGACTTGCAAAAAGATGGGCGGCGACCGCATCGTAGAAATCTATCAAGCGGCATACGACCGTTGGAACACAGGGAAATAA
- a CDS encoding GNAT family N-acetyltransferase codes for MIAIERVEYERKSALRNLLELYKYDFSEYDPEDVNENGLYEYMYLDHYWTEEGRHPFFFRVDGKLAGFALIRELGTDESGRTVYEMAEFFVMKKYRQQKVGQSAASELFDRFQGRWKVGQLETNRPAQAFWTKTIGQYTNGTYEVIREDGWEGPIIAFSTEGRS; via the coding sequence ATGATCGCGATTGAGAGAGTCGAATATGAGCGCAAATCGGCCCTGCGGAATCTTCTTGAGCTGTACAAGTATGATTTCTCGGAGTATGACCCGGAGGATGTCAATGAGAACGGCTTGTACGAATATATGTATCTGGATCATTACTGGACGGAGGAAGGCAGGCATCCGTTCTTCTTTCGGGTGGACGGGAAATTGGCCGGCTTCGCCTTAATCCGGGAGCTGGGCACGGATGAATCCGGCCGGACCGTGTATGAGATGGCCGAATTTTTCGTCATGAAGAAATATAGACAGCAAAAAGTAGGACAGTCTGCGGCTTCCGAATTGTTCGACCGGTTCCAAGGCCGGTGGAAGGTCGGCCAATTGGAGACGAACCGGCCCGCGCAAGCGTTCTGGACGAAGACGATTGGACAGTATACAAACGGTACATACGAGGTCATCAGAGAGGATGGCTGGGAAGGGCCCATCATCGCCTTTTCCACCGAGGGCCGATCCTGA
- a CDS encoding LacI family DNA-binding transcriptional regulator codes for MANIKDVAKLAGVSPATVSRVLTNKGNTSEDVRARVQMAIRKTNYVRPGGVKPLISGSRTICLTIARNSTDIFGNPFFDSVLYGVSSTVEQHGMDLQLAVFHSVDRQIEKCVQLYRQNRVDGLILTGILSADKERLLHTLHEEHIPFVMIGRTFRHDVFSVHNDNLRDGYMAARHLMDAGYRNLVVLTPDTKLDVFAARISGYRQAAQQGGLDAGPERIVQVGPEEEDIMNALERLLDEGIAVDSIITMDSVMSLSVLKFCQLTGLSVPQEVGIIGFNDAPYLVKVSPTLSCVEMNGANLGAEAFHLLNEIMNEPQAMSLKKNVTLPSKLMIRQSTARSSIEGT; via the coding sequence GTGGCCAACATCAAGGATGTCGCAAAATTGGCTGGCGTCTCTCCAGCAACCGTTTCAAGAGTGTTAACGAACAAAGGCAACACCTCGGAAGATGTGCGGGCCAGAGTGCAGATGGCGATTCGGAAGACGAACTATGTCCGCCCCGGAGGCGTCAAACCGCTCATCTCCGGCAGCAGGACCATTTGCTTGACCATTGCGCGGAACTCGACCGACATTTTCGGGAACCCGTTCTTCGATAGCGTGCTGTACGGGGTATCGAGCACCGTCGAGCAGCATGGCATGGACTTGCAGTTGGCGGTGTTCCACAGTGTCGATCGGCAGATTGAGAAATGCGTACAGCTGTATCGGCAGAACAGGGTCGACGGGCTTATTCTGACCGGTATCTTGTCGGCGGACAAGGAACGGCTGCTGCACACCTTGCATGAGGAGCATATCCCGTTCGTCATGATCGGCCGCACATTTCGCCATGACGTATTCTCCGTCCATAACGACAATCTGCGGGACGGGTATATGGCCGCCCGGCATCTAATGGACGCCGGATACCGGAATCTCGTCGTATTGACGCCGGATACGAAGCTTGACGTGTTCGCGGCGAGAATATCCGGCTATCGGCAAGCGGCGCAGCAAGGCGGGCTGGACGCGGGTCCCGAGCGAATCGTGCAGGTCGGACCGGAAGAAGAGGACATTATGAATGCGCTGGAGCGTCTGCTGGACGAAGGGATCGCCGTCGACAGCATCATTACGATGGATAGCGTCATGTCGCTCAGCGTATTGAAGTTCTGCCAATTAACCGGGCTGAGCGTCCCGCAGGAAGTGGGGATTATCGGGTTCAATGATGCCCCCTATCTGGTCAAGGTTTCCCCGACATTAAGCTGCGTGGAGATGAACGGGGCCAACCTGGGCGCGGAAGCCTTTCATTTGCTGAATGAGATTATGAATGAACCGCAGGCGATGAGTCTCAAAAAAAACGTGACGCTTCCGTCGAAGCTGATGATTCGTCAATCGACCGCCAGATCGTCCATCGAGGGCACATAA
- a CDS encoding histidine phosphatase family protein: MELFLVRHGQSVGNTLPDRDMPDSPLTEQGHVQAARVAIYLRDRGITAIYSSPLIRAMQSAQPLARLLGLPIQVMKTLYEVREGGRFTGPSQHLLLEMVPEAVFEDTMETEGWECPGGDCPETVRRRALDALRQLRACGEERIAVFCHGNFNEYLLREALGMASAAHIRFPQENTGVNHIVFGEQAIELKKLNDTGHLPIGPFERAGRAAGSPPGG, translated from the coding sequence ATGGAATTATTTCTTGTGCGGCATGGACAATCGGTCGGCAATACGCTGCCGGATCGGGATATGCCGGATTCGCCGCTTACCGAGCAGGGCCATGTGCAAGCCGCGCGCGTGGCGATATATTTGCGGGACAGGGGCATTACCGCCATCTATTCCAGCCCGTTGATTCGGGCGATGCAGTCGGCGCAGCCGCTGGCCAGATTGCTCGGTCTGCCGATCCAGGTGATGAAAACGTTATATGAAGTCAGGGAAGGCGGCCGATTCACCGGTCCTTCTCAGCACTTATTATTGGAGATGGTCCCGGAAGCCGTATTCGAGGACACGATGGAGACGGAAGGATGGGAATGCCCGGGCGGCGATTGCCCCGAGACGGTCAGGCGGCGAGCGCTGGACGCGCTGCGGCAGCTTCGGGCGTGCGGCGAGGAGCGGATCGCGGTATTCTGTCACGGGAATTTCAATGAATACCTTCTTCGCGAAGCGCTCGGGATGGCTTCAGCGGCACATATCCGGTTCCCCCAGGAAAATACGGGGGTGAACCATATCGTCTTCGGAGAGCAAGCGATCGAGCTGAAGAAGCTGAACGATACGGGACATCTGCCGATAGGGCCGTTCGAACGGGCGGGCCGGGCTGCCGGCAGCCCGCCGGGCGGCTAA
- a CDS encoding histidine phosphatase family protein — protein sequence MHLYVIRHAQSTMNIGQGGGPNCSLSEVGRWQAEQIPSFFKDIQLNAIFCSPLRRVIQTATPLAKAQGLGIVLIPEMSEIFNEEWKDYRDYEWEACRQIVEEFPHAQFVEYQDMERKWWPTWPENHAIVRKRVQKFVDAKLADYYGTDAHIAVFGHGQTTADMKQIVNPGDIHPVYNAAIVQYVLGSQGQCERVSLHKDHLGPHVYE from the coding sequence ATGCACTTATATGTGATTCGCCATGCACAATCGACGATGAATATTGGCCAAGGAGGCGGGCCGAACTGCAGCTTGTCGGAAGTGGGACGTTGGCAAGCGGAGCAAATCCCTTCGTTTTTCAAGGATATCCAACTGAATGCCATCTTCTGCAGTCCGCTGCGCCGGGTCATTCAGACCGCGACACCGCTTGCCAAGGCGCAGGGCCTCGGTATTGTGCTCATACCGGAAATGTCCGAAATATTTAATGAGGAGTGGAAGGACTACCGGGATTATGAATGGGAAGCCTGCCGGCAGATTGTTGAGGAATTCCCGCACGCCCAATTCGTGGAGTACCAGGATATGGAGCGCAAGTGGTGGCCAACCTGGCCGGAGAATCATGCCATCGTCCGCAAGCGCGTACAGAAGTTCGTCGACGCGAAGCTGGCCGATTATTATGGAACCGACGCGCATATTGCGGTGTTCGGGCATGGCCAGACGACCGCGGATATGAAGCAGATCGTCAATCCCGGGGACATTCATCCCGTATATAATGCGGCAATCGTGCAGTATGTTCTCGGTTCGCAAGGCCAATGTGAGCGTGTATCGTTGCATAAAGACCATCTCGGTCCGCACGTATACGAATAG